Genomic DNA from Ruminococcus sp. OA3:
CTGGGATATCACTACGTCTGCGACCCCCGGACAGGTGAAAGAATTGTTTCGTCATACTGTGGATACCGGGCTGGCGCACGGTACGGTAACCGTCCTCGTCTCCGGGGAAGGATTTGAGGTGACTACGTACCGTATTGACGGAAAGTATGAGGACGGACGACATCCCAAAGATGTGACATTTACACCGAATTTGTCAGAGGATTTAAAACGGCGGGATTTTACGATCAATGCGATGGCATACAGTCCGGCTGCCGGGCTGATCGATATATTCGGCGGCATGCAGGATCTGCAGAGACACAGAATTCGCTGTGTGGGGGAACCCGCACAGCGTTTTTCAGAAGATGCCCTGCGCATTCTGCGGGCTGTCCGATTCTCTGCCCAGCTGGGCTTTACAATCGAGGAGAATACGAGAAAAGCAATTCGGAAACTGGCTCCCACCCTGTCCAAAATCAGTGCAGAGAGAATTCAGACGGAGCTCGTGAAGTTGTTGATGTCACCGCGGCCCACGATGATCCGCGAGGCATATGAGACGGGCATCACGGCCGCAGTGCTGCCGGAATTCGACGAGATGATGTGCACGCCGCAGAATAACCCGGATCACGTGTACTCAGTGGGGGAACATACACTGGAAGTGCTGCGCCACATTGAGAAAGACAAGGTGCTGAGAATCGCTGCACTGCTGCATGATGTCGGAAAGCCGGCGGTGAGGACGACGGATGAAAATGGTGTCGATCACTTTAACGGGCATCATAAAGCAGGGGCTGATCGCGCCAGAAGTATCTTAAAACGTCTGAAATTCGACAACGATACCATTGAACAGGTTAAGAATCTGGTATACTGGCATGATACGAAGACGCAGGCGGAAGAGCGTCTCGTCAGACGTGCGGTGCACCGTATCGGAGAGGACCTGTTTCCGCGTCTTTTGAAGCTGCAGTATGCGGATACGATGGCACAGAGCGGCTGGTACAGGCAGGAGAAGCTCAGACGCCTGGAGGGTGTCAGTGTGCTGTTCGATAAGATTGTTTCAGAGAAACAATGTGTATCCCTGAAGACCCTGAAACTGTCGGGCGGTGACCTCATGGCGCTGGGGATGAAGCCGGGACCTAAGATCGGAATCGTGCTGCAGGAAGCACTGGAAGAGGTTCTCGATGATCCGGCACGGAATACCAGGGAGTACCTGCTGGCATTTGCCGGGAAAAAAACGGCAGGGAAACAGACAGTGTGAGAATGCATCAGACTGCTCCGTCCATAAATTGTATATTTTTTACCCCTTCAACATAAGATAGAAAGAGCTTATGGTGAGGGGGTTTGTTATGTACGATTATGGGTTAAGTGTAATGGAACAGTATGGACTGACAGTAAAGTCATCGTACCGGGGACGCGGAGCGCTGATCTGTGAAACTCAGCGCGGACTTAAGATAGTAAAAGAGTACCGGGGATCGGAGAAGAAACTGGAGCTTCAGAGGAAACTGCAGCTTCATATTCTGGAGAGCGGAGAGACCAGAGTGGACTGTGTGCTGGAAAATGAAGAAGGAAAGCTGGTCTCCAATGACAGAGATGGTATTCCGTATGTGGTAAGAGAATGGTTTACGGGGAGAGAATGCGATACAAAGTCCGCAAGTGATGTTCTTGAAGGGGTGAAAGCGCTTGCCCGGTTACATAATGTCATGCAAATGCCGCTGGAGGAGAATTACCGGAAGGAGTCTCTCCTGGATGAATGTACACGGCATAACCGGGAAATCAGGAAAATAGGAAATTTCATCCGAAAGAAAAATTCCAGAACAGATTTTGAAATGCAGCTTCTTCGCTGTATGGACAGCTTTCTGAAACAGGGCGAGACGGCTGTGGAACAGCTTGAACGTTCCGGTTATCAGGAGCTGTACCAAACGGCGATGGAAACGGGCAGTGTCTGCCATGGTGAGTGTAATCAGCACAATATAATATGGACGGGCGGTCGCCCGACACTGATCAATTATGAAAAATGGAACTATGATGTTCAGGTAGCTGACCTGTATCAGTTTATGAGAAAGATACTGGAAAAACATAACTGGGATATCGGACTTGGAAAAAGCATGCTCACAGGATATCACAGCGTTAAACCACTTTCTGAGGAGGAAGTACTCAATCTGAAGATCAGGCTTTCTTATCCCTGGAAATTCTGGAAACTGGTCAACTATTATGCAAACAATCACAAAGCCTGGATTTCGGGGCGCAACTCGGAAAAACTTCAGCTGGTCATGAGGCAGCAGAAGGCGTGGTCGGAATTTCTAAAAACCTGTTTTTCTGATTTCCTTTTTCCGTCAGATACGCTATAATAAGAGAAAAGAAGCTGGTAGGAGGTACCTTTATGAACTATAAGGAAACATATGAATTGTGGGTGAATTCACCTTACTTTGACGAAGAAACCAAGGCAGAGCTTAAAAGTATTGCAAATGATGAACAGGAAATCAAAGAACGTTTTTATAAGGACCTTGAATTTGGTACTGCCGGTCTCCGCGGTGTGATCGGTGCAGGGACCAATCGTATGAATATTTACGTAGTGAGAAAGACCACACAGGGTCTTGCAAACTATATTGCCGGGCTGAATGCAAAAGATCAGGGCGTGGCCATTGCATTTGACTCCAGAAGGATGTCTCCGGAATTTGCGAATGAAGCAGCGCTGTGTCTGGCAGCGAACGGGATTAAAGCTTATATTTTTGAATCACTGCGTCCGACACCGGAACTCTCCTATGCAGTTCGTAAGCTTGGATGTATCGCCGGCATCAATATCACAGCCAGCCATAATCCGCCGGAATATAATGGATATAAAGTATACTGGGAGGACGGTGCCCAGATCACACCGCCTCATGATTCCGGAATCATGGATGAAGTTCAGAAGGTTACAGATTACAATGACGTGAAAACAATGGACAAAGATGCCGCCCAAAATGCAGGAATGTACGTTGTTATCGGCCGGGAAGTTGACGATGCATATATGGAAGAACTGAAAAGCCAGGTGCTCCATATGGATGCTATCAGGGAGACCGCAAAAGATCTGAAGATCGTCTACAGCCCGCTGCATGGAACCGGAAATATTCCCGCGCGCCGCGTGCTTCAGGAGCTGGGATTTGAAAATGTGTACGTTGTAAAAGAGCAGGAACTTCCGGACGGGGAATTCCCTACTGTCAGCTATCCGAATCCTGAGGCTGAAGAGGCTTTTACACTTGGTTTAAAGCTGGCGAAGGAAGTGGATGCAGATCTGGTGCTTGCAACGGATCCGGATGCTGACCGGCTTGGCGTGTACGTGAAAGACCGTGAAGGTAAATATCATACGTTGACCGGAAATATGTCGGGCTGCCTTCTTGCAGATTATGAGATCGGACAGAAAAAAGCCCTGAAAGGCCTGCCGGATGACGGAGCACTGATTAAAACTATCGTAACGACGAATATGGCGGACGCGATCGCCAAATACTATGGTGTGAAATTAATCGAGGTGCTGACAGGATTTAAATTTATCGGACAGCAGATTCTGGGCTTTGAACAGAATAAGAAGGGAACCTATCTCTTCGGATTTGAGGAGAGCTACGGATGCCTGATCGGAACTCATGCGAGAGATAAAGATGCCATCGTGGCGACAATGGCACTCTGTGAAGCAGCAGCCTACTACAGGACCCAGGACAAAACGCTTTGGGATGCAATGATCGATATGTATGAACGCTATGGTTATTATAAGGATGACATTAAGGCCATCACTCTGAAAGGGATCGAAGGTCTGGAAAAGATTCAGGAAATCTTAAGCGGACTGCGGGAGAATCCGCCTGCGAAGATCGGAGCCTACGATGTTCTGTCCGTGAGGGATTATCAGAAAGACACGATCACTGAGACGGCAACCGGCGATGTGAAGCCGACTGGACTGCCAAAATCCAATGTTCTGTACTATGACCTGACAGATGATGCATGGGTATGTGTACGTCCGTCAGGAACAGAGCCTAAGGTTAAATTCTATTACGGTATCAAAGGTACATCTCTTAAAGATGCTGACTCGAAATCGGAAGCCCTGGGTAAAGAAGTGCTTGCCATGATCGACCGTATGATGTAATACCGGATGAATTTGGAGGACCCCATGGAAAAGACATACTCATTTGAAGAACTGAAAGAGATCATCGCGAAACTGAGAAGCCCGGACGGATGCCCCTGGGACCGCGAGCAGACGCACGAGAGTCTCAGAGCCTGTATGGTCGAGGAGGCCTATGAGGCAGTTGACGGGATACGCATCCTCTCTGAGACCGGGGCGTGGGACAACCTGTGTGAGGAGCTGGGGGATGTACTTCTGCAGGTGCTGATGCACAGCCGGATTGCCGAGGAGGAAGGGCTGTTTGGGCTTGATGATGTGATCCAGGGAATCAGTGAAAAGATGATCCGCAGGCACCCTCATGTGTTTGGGGACCAGAAGGCGGATGATTCCGGACAGGTTCTGGTAAACTGGGAGCAGATTAAAAAGCAGGAAAAAAAGGATCAGCCCGGGGTATCAGAACTGGAAGCTGTTCCGCACAGTCTTCCTGCCCTGATCCGCACATCAAAGGTCCTGAAAAAGATCGAAAACTTAACCGGCGAATTTTCCAGTGAAAGTGACAGTATACGCAGTGCACGTGAATGTCTGGAAAAACTGGAGGATGGCAGCAGCGAGGAGGATTCCGAAGTGATCGGTGCGCTGCTCGCCCATATCTGTAATCTCTCCAGAAAGCGCAGAGTCCACGCGGAGGAGGCGCTTGGAGATTATCTGGAAGAGACGATTAAAAAAGCAGAATTCCTTGACAAACCCATGTAAACGTTATATAAATATTGAGTAGGGTTTATCCGATTTTGTTTGATTGATACAAAAGGATCATAAAACCGTAAGAAATGAAAATAGAAGATTTCAGAGGAGGAATACTCATGAACAAGACAGAATTAATTGCAGCTATGGCTGACCAGGCAGAATTATCCAAAAAAGATGCAGAAGCTGCGCTTAAAGCATTCGTAGATGTGATCGCAGCAGAGTTAAAGAAGGGTGAAAAAGTTCAGCTGGTTGGTTTCGGCACTTTTGAAGTGGCTGAAAGAGCTGCAAGAGAAGGCAGAAATCCTCAGACAGGTAAAACAATGAAGATTGAAGCTTCGAAGGCACCGAAATTTAAAGCAGGAAAAGCTTTAAAAGATATGGTGAATGAGAAATAATTTTAGTAACCATCGGAGGGACAAGCAATTGTCTCTCCTTTTTTTCGCAATGAGAAATACGGAGGTAAGGTTTATGAGACTGGATAAGTTTCTGAAAGTGTCACGTCTGATCAAACGGCGTACAGTTGCAAATGAGGCATGTGATGCGGGCAGGGTTCTCGTGAATGGGAATCCGGCAAAAGCATCGGTTAAGGTAAAAGCGGGAGATATCCTGGAAATACAGTTTGGTACCAAAACCGTAAAGGTGGAGGTGCTGGATGTAAAGGAAACTGTTAAAAAAGAAGAGGCGGAAAGTCTTTACCGTTATCTGTAGGACACCCGTGTAAACCGGCGATGTTTTCAGCCGGAGGCATATCGGGAAGGAAACCCCCATATAATGAAAAAGAGACGTGTATGGGGAGAATGATATGGAGGAGGCAACACGCAAGGAACACGGGCTTACGCTGGATGGCCGGAGAGCCGGTAAGATTACCGGTGTCGTGGATGTGGTATCTTTTGATCCGGAGATGATCCTGCTGGAGACATCTCAGGGGATGCTGACGATCAAAGGTCAGGAGCTGCATGTGAGCCGCCTGTATCTGGAAAAGGGAGAAGTAGACGTAGAGGGTCTTTTCCAGAGCATGGTTTATTCGGATGACGGGAATTATGGGCGCAGGCAGAAGGGCAGTCTGGTCAAAAGACTGTTTAAATAAAGCATGAGCGCATATATGAGCAGCGAGCTGCTGCTGTTTGCAAAATCCCTCTGGTACGGAGCTGTTATGCTGTTAGGGTATGATTTCTTTCGTATTATACGTCGCGTCATACATCACCGGCCGGTTTGGGT
This window encodes:
- a CDS encoding CotS family spore coat protein yields the protein MYDYGLSVMEQYGLTVKSSYRGRGALICETQRGLKIVKEYRGSEKKLELQRKLQLHILESGETRVDCVLENEEGKLVSNDRDGIPYVVREWFTGRECDTKSASDVLEGVKALARLHNVMQMPLEENYRKESLLDECTRHNREIRKIGNFIRKKNSRTDFEMQLLRCMDSFLKQGETAVEQLERSGYQELYQTAMETGSVCHGECNQHNIIWTGGRPTLINYEKWNYDVQVADLYQFMRKILEKHNWDIGLGKSMLTGYHSVKPLSEEEVLNLKIRLSYPWKFWKLVNYYANNHKAWISGRNSEKLQLVMRQQKAWSEFLKTCFSDFLFPSDTL
- a CDS encoding MazG family protein gives rise to the protein MEKTYSFEELKEIIAKLRSPDGCPWDREQTHESLRACMVEEAYEAVDGIRILSETGAWDNLCEELGDVLLQVLMHSRIAEEEGLFGLDDVIQGISEKMIRRHPHVFGDQKADDSGQVLVNWEQIKKQEKKDQPGVSELEAVPHSLPALIRTSKVLKKIENLTGEFSSESDSIRSARECLEKLEDGSSEEDSEVIGALLAHICNLSRKRRVHAEEALGDYLEETIKKAEFLDKPM
- a CDS encoding RNA-binding S4 domain-containing protein, producing the protein MRLDKFLKVSRLIKRRTVANEACDAGRVLVNGNPAKASVKVKAGDILEIQFGTKTVKVEVLDVKETVKKEEAESLYRYL
- the yabP gene encoding sporulation protein YabP, encoding MEEATRKEHGLTLDGRRAGKITGVVDVVSFDPEMILLETSQGMLTIKGQELHVSRLYLEKGEVDVEGLFQSMVYSDDGNYGRRQKGSLVKRLFK
- a CDS encoding HU family DNA-binding protein, which produces MNKTELIAAMADQAELSKKDAEAALKAFVDVIAAELKKGEKVQLVGFGTFEVAERAAREGRNPQTGKTMKIEASKAPKFKAGKALKDMVNEK
- a CDS encoding CCA tRNA nucleotidyltransferase, with the protein product MRLRLPPAVWMIIDKLTQSGYEAYAVGGCVRDSVLDRSPDDWDITTSATPGQVKELFRHTVDTGLAHGTVTVLVSGEGFEVTTYRIDGKYEDGRHPKDVTFTPNLSEDLKRRDFTINAMAYSPAAGLIDIFGGMQDLQRHRIRCVGEPAQRFSEDALRILRAVRFSAQLGFTIEENTRKAIRKLAPTLSKISAERIQTELVKLLMSPRPTMIREAYETGITAAVLPEFDEMMCTPQNNPDHVYSVGEHTLEVLRHIEKDKVLRIAALLHDVGKPAVRTTDENGVDHFNGHHKAGADRARSILKRLKFDNDTIEQVKNLVYWHDTKTQAEERLVRRAVHRIGEDLFPRLLKLQYADTMAQSGWYRQEKLRRLEGVSVLFDKIVSEKQCVSLKTLKLSGGDLMALGMKPGPKIGIVLQEALEEVLDDPARNTREYLLAFAGKKTAGKQTV
- a CDS encoding phospho-sugar mutase: MNYKETYELWVNSPYFDEETKAELKSIANDEQEIKERFYKDLEFGTAGLRGVIGAGTNRMNIYVVRKTTQGLANYIAGLNAKDQGVAIAFDSRRMSPEFANEAALCLAANGIKAYIFESLRPTPELSYAVRKLGCIAGINITASHNPPEYNGYKVYWEDGAQITPPHDSGIMDEVQKVTDYNDVKTMDKDAAQNAGMYVVIGREVDDAYMEELKSQVLHMDAIRETAKDLKIVYSPLHGTGNIPARRVLQELGFENVYVVKEQELPDGEFPTVSYPNPEAEEAFTLGLKLAKEVDADLVLATDPDADRLGVYVKDREGKYHTLTGNMSGCLLADYEIGQKKALKGLPDDGALIKTIVTTNMADAIAKYYGVKLIEVLTGFKFIGQQILGFEQNKKGTYLFGFEESYGCLIGTHARDKDAIVATMALCEAAAYYRTQDKTLWDAMIDMYERYGYYKDDIKAITLKGIEGLEKIQEILSGLRENPPAKIGAYDVLSVRDYQKDTITETATGDVKPTGLPKSNVLYYDLTDDAWVCVRPSGTEPKVKFYYGIKGTSLKDADSKSEALGKEVLAMIDRMM